Proteins encoded within one genomic window of Naumovozyma dairenensis CBS 421 chromosome 6, complete genome:
- the RRG9 gene encoding mitochondrial ribosome assembly protein RRG9 (similar to Saccharomyces cerevisiae YNL213C; ancestral locus Anc_2.34) translates to MNVLLKLCRSFSQASYNVTLLKESKGKIISGKKIIKWVNDSSLSKKEMGKIDKEKMDTWKRQNIALKEKFKGERWAPKKKLSRTEMGSVRLLREQFPDMTASELGEKFKVSPEAIRRILKSNWKPSEDEDRRIAQRWKKRGEKIKYLYGSTRLGDERVSASTVDPGKK, encoded by the coding sequence ATGAATGTACTGCTAAAGTTATGTCGATCATTTTCTCAAGCTAGCTACAATGTTACGTTGTTAAAAGAAAGTAAAGGCAAGATAATATCAGGGAAAAAGATTATCAAATGGGTCAACGATTCCAGTTTGTctaagaaagaaatggGTAAGATAGATAAAGAGAAGATGGATACGTGGAAAAGACAAAACATAGCCctgaaagaaaaattcaaaggGGAACGTTGGGctccaaagaaaaagttaTCTCGAACCGAGATGGGTAGTGTCAGATTACTCAGGGAGCAATTCCCAGATATGACCGCGAGCGAGCTGGGTGAAAAGTTTAAAGTTTCTCCAGAAGcaattagaagaatttTGAAGAGTAATTGGAAGCCGTCTGAGGACGAAGATAGAAGAATTGCCCAGAGATGGAAGAAAAGGGGGGAAAAgatcaaatatttatatggGTCTACAAGATTAGGGGATGAACGAGTCTCTGCTTCAACTGTTGATCCAggtaaaaaataa
- the PEX17 gene encoding Pex17p (similar to Saccharomyces cerevisiae PEX17 (YNL214W); ancestral locus Anc_2.33), which translates to MTTMTWPDDKKIIPYNPRDKTLSTIKALFYNVGFTTAFIYSVVSLVLEPLLRVQFEQRHQLSLYTLLRIRRVVNSAQKKLRTTPVSTLEFNKQDKSAERCIQTDDLFEKEVTFEAQTHWPDIESKINGAVWKLNHINQSIHSSSNDIASFSFQVKLLTDQMQLTDTSEKVIHKAKKVAVSIRQIKGWYVQGKIPK; encoded by the coding sequence ATGACTACAATGACTTGGCCAGatgacaaaaaaataataccatATAATCCGCGAGATAAGACATTATCCACTATCAAGGCATTATTTTACAACGTTGGCTTTACCACTgcttttatatattctgTAGTTAGTCTAGTATTGGAGCCGTTATTAAGAGTACAGTTTGAACAAAGACACCAGTTATCTCTTTATACTTTATTGAGGATAAGGAGAGTGGTAAACAGCGCACAGAAGAAATTACGAACAACACCTGTTTCCACGCTGGAATTCAATAAACAGGACAAGTCAGCAGAAAGATGCATTCAGAcagatgatttatttgagAAAGAAGTAACATTCGAAGCGCAGACCCATTGGCCAGATATAGAGAGTAAAATAAATGGTGCTGTCTGGAAGTTAAATCATATCAACCAATCCATTCACTCATCGTCGAACGACATTGCATCGTTTAGTTTCCAAGTAAAATTACTAACCGACCAGATGCAGTTAACTGATACTTCGGAGAAGGTAATACATAAAGCTAAAAAGGTAGCAGTCTCAATTCGTCAAATCAAAGGTTGGTATGTTCAAGGGAAAATCCctaaatga